ctttgccattcaaattagctgtagatgctagtgatacggctgctggtgctgttttattgcaagaggatagtcatgtatagatcatcctgtttgctatttttcacgcaaatttaacaatcccagagaaactactctacaattgaaaaagagtgtttatctttgatattagctttacagcattttgaagtttatgttacttcttcaaatcagccaatagtggttcatattgatcacaaccctcttgtttttctgcagaaatttaaaggcaaaaatcagagattgctaagatggagtttaatgttacaggagtttaatcttgacattagacatatcaaaggcagagacaatttaattgcagactgtctctctcgtatttagagtttattgttgttcactttcaagaaactttactttagagtaaaacaaaatttgagtacttaaatccttttcaagattacatttgtaaaagaaagatttttctttgaaaaattttctttttttgaagagggggtgtgttatgtaggtcattccccccacactcatcatgacctgagttcaattagtctagaacattctcaaggtcactgcccttgatgacctcacaaccttgaattcaattagtcatgtttggaatgttctggaaagttgattagttgtgtaagggagataattttagaacagtaattagcatgtcaataaaagttctagattgttcttatatgcctttataaaagggacgtgctcagcttccagtcagacttttgggatcgtgtctcttgtgtgttactaaactccagcagtagtcattctcaagacttttcaagacctacactgccaacgctggatttatactgtggactttgtgcagcttcaagcctgcaagccaaaggactgttcattcatccaactgactgttacaactctgagactggagctttgccgtcccagctgagataagtagtctgtacacttttaaagcttgtactctgtccctgacttagcaattagttttgttttcgtaataaattttgtttaaacggaaactgctgagttcacccttttgttcgtttctctgcacgtaacaaaagatatgaaaaaatatggggtaccaatgcaaattttttgaaaaaacacatgccaaTTGATagaaaaccactaaatctcccattttgcgaaatttgcacttaccagctgaatctttattttatcgcaaacgattaacagatcccagtgtgcataccacatttttgcattgccagGACATAAAAACTTCTATCACCCAATCGAAGTGGTTTTTCCCAACACCAAGATAGCTGTGCGCCTATCATTCAATTTCACAGCCCACAGGAGCTGGCACTAAACATGAGATAAAATAAGATGGTTGTTCCACCGTCATAAAGATAGACACTTCAGTTGGGTATCAGCTCTGCAAAGTAACGAAAATTAACGGTGACGATTTTGTATAATGATTCCACTAATCAGGGATTCAGGGTAGATATACTGAGATACATGTCCACAAACGCCCTTGGTGTAGTTAAGTTGAACCCTGGTAAGGTGAATAAAACGGGTTTAAATCTTAATCGGGCATCTTGCGGCAGTAGAAAGGCTATCATTTACGAATCGAAAGGTCTTAAATTTTTTAAGCGAAGACATAAACCTGATTGAATTGAGATTGTAGGGATTACTGTGTTCGTCTCGTCTTTGGTTTGCCCTAATTACGTTCATCTTTACCATGTTTACAGGCTGATCCTCTACAAACTACTGAAAATGCCATAAAAATTAAATGGACAGCCGGATACTGAAACCAACGTGTTATTTCGTTTGTTGGCATTTGTTTCAGGGATGGTCTGGCCTTCTCAGATGAGTCAAGACCTGACCAATTTCCTTCTGGACAACTATCCAAAGTACCCTATTCGTCCGGTGAAAGATGAAAGCACGCCCGTCATCATTCTCCATCGGATGACACCGGTGCAGATTATTGACTTGGTAAGTTGAAGAATCACCGAGCTACCCAAAATTAGGCCTATGTCGTCAGTATCGGTCATGTAAAGAACAAATTCCTATTTGTAGATATCAATCACATGTTGTTTGTATAGCCATAGGGAGTTGTAGAAATGTCCGTCCCAAGGGGTAGGGCGGGGataggggtgtcttggtctcagcataGGCTTCTTTTtattatggtttattttattttaatacgtttgactatgatatgtattgcaaATAAAGAACAttgccaacctttggtgtcttagtcttatgttagcactggttttgtaataatttctttttctccttcgctgtgtcacgtatttgacaatcttacgcgaagttttgtcactgtgttgcgtctattatctgatgcgtttgattgcctaatgcgccaaagcaagcaagggttaATTACTACTCTGCGggcgctgtcaccagattatcaccggattaactttgacaagtcaacaacgaacgcaccatcCCCTGGGGACGGATATTTTGTGCAATCCCCTATGGTATAGCTATTGCAAGAATACGCTTACCTATGAAGGATGGTGAAACGTGTCGTCATATTCGTTTAATATGTAGAAATTTAAAGACTTAACCTTTTGCTGTCAATTTCAACAAgggaactttaaaccattccctcTCGAAATCAAGACTAAAAATCCTGGATaatcttgaaaaatcttgcactagaGAAACATACTAATatcaatacttgaaattcaaaatgaccactctcccagtgttaactctacagggaaaagttaaattttcgatttccacaaaaaacaagccgttgaaaactttatttactcgatGAGCTTCAAATGAGTCCCACAAATAGGGATATCTGTCAGAGGTGTACCTTTCTTGATCAATTTATCTCCAATACTGTGTGTGATTTATACCTTGTTTTGAGGCTGAAGGATTGCCGGCTTAGGTAATGGAGTGATTGATAGACTACCTGATaattgaatattgcaaaagaTATTAAACGTGATCAACATTCCTGACCACAAAAATTATTACTTTGCGCTGGGATCTTTAGACTGCACTGGCTCGTTTTGATATTGTATCCTTTTCCGTCAATTCCAACCACATTTGCTTTACTTATCTTAGAGTTTTGTTCGGCTATGTAAAatcatagaaataaaataaataacaacatacgatcagacagacagacagactgattgactgacagactgactgacagacagacagacagacagacagacagacagacagacaaagaaacaaagaaacgaatgaaacaaagaaatgtgatttccatGTAAATTACATGTCTAAGGTCACACCATTCGTGGGCTGTTTTCATCATAAACGATAAATGATGAACGagcttgaaaattcaaagcaagTTGCATGCacggaaaatatttaaaaatttaatgaaatcatATACATCCGGAAAgtgaatttttaatgaattaGATTGTCCTTTCGTCGATAAATGTCACTGACAATGGTCGTGAAAGATGAAGATACCTTTGATTTTAATCGTAGGAGACGAATTTACTCATCACAGATAAGATTACCCATTTTGCTTGATATTATTATCCGATATTTTTGTCTGAAATGTCGAGAGGTGATGATAAATAAATTTCGTGTGTGAGTCACAATCTAGCAGACGTACCAAACGCAATTCATTAAACGGCGCAGGTTATTTTAcgacggacagacagatagacagacagacagacagatagagacagagTGTGTGTTAAGGTTCAAACGGTCCCTTGGCGGTGAAAGCCAATGAACTGAATCAATAAGTAGTTAGGTGTACGGGTTATGTAGGAGCGAAACGAACTACCGCCACCTCGGGAGACTATGTGCCGCGAAACCCGTACATACACATTAGTCGCCGCCGTCTTGTAATGCAGTCATTGGGCAACATTTCTGCTTGATGCAAATTATATGTACGGCGATAGAGCACAGACATGAATTTTGTACGTGATATTTTAAGCTAAAGTGTTTGTGAAGTGATCTAAAAAGCAATTGAAAGacaaatttttcaaacacaggCAGGCTTTCGATTAGCATGATTGGCACGTGATATATTATGCTACTTTACAAAGACATAGAGCCTGGGACAATACTAATGGGAGGTAAATTGATTTCGACGAATTTCAAAAGAGACAATTTTGTAGGAGACAGCTAGTTTATCTCGAGCGATGTGATTAGCCGGAATCACCAAAAATGAAACATTGCCCTCGAGAATTCCTCTGTGTAGCCGGGCGTGGCTGTGTATAGCTTACAACCATTTATCACGATGTCTTCAACAGAGAATAGACAAGACATGATTTACGTTAACCTACCTCGTTCATGGTCATTGCCATTTTTCATGGTAACAAATTGTTTTATCTGTGACAGGACGAATCAAATCAGATATTGACCCTGAAAAGTTGGCTAGAAGAGGTAAGTATTGCGTTTTATAAAGAAAACGTCTCACGATATAGAGGGACTGATCATCTCTGCTTTTCTTATTCATTTGTATGCTATAGGTCAGAGCTCACGAACCATGCCTTGATATGTTTCACAATCAGTTTGATTGACAGCAATGAGTTTTTCACTGATATCGAACGATAAGCATTTCTAAAGAAGTGGGCGAATCAAATTGACAAATCCCGAGATACTATTATtctattgccttatttgtttgctttgtattcttcataaaaaaaaacatacaatagATAAAGACCGATTACAGGCTAAacatgcaaaattaatttgatcggaaccaaattttatcaaagtgAACGCTCTGTGCGCTAATACAAGGAAACATTAAAAATGCCTATTATTGAAAGTGATTGTCCTTTAAAAACATTCATATTCCAAGATGGCATTTTAAACCATGACAATTGTTTTGGTTTTAGTGAACTTGATATAAATTTGAAGATATATAGGACACAATTTTTTCCCCTGTCGATCATTTAACACGTGGTTTCCCTACCCTCGACTCATATATTGATATGTCCGGtttgaaatatacattatgtaccAGTGTTTATGTTTATAATTGATTTATAGCCTCGTAAACAACGGGCTTCTACCATCCATGGCAATATCAAAGTAATGTCGCATTAGTAAACATCCTCTTCAACCCACACACTGGTCTTCTTTTGTTCATATCTTTTGTCATCGACAACTATTGAAAAGGTATACTTGTAGATTATTATGTTTTTACAAACCATCACAGGCCATTAAACTAATGAGTATGTTTTGATTATTAGGCGCTTTAAATAGAATtcttgtttgccgtccgcgtgctggtaggttttcagagaaaattaagaaaacaaagacagtgttaacactattacaaataaaaacattatttttccaCAAGAAATCGAATAAAAATttagcttatgttaatacacttctgttttttgtctttgtttgtttttttcattggctggctggtaggtttatcaaaaatccaaggacggcaaacaaagaattttcctTAAGTGGCCTTACCAATGTACTACGCTCATACCATCTCGATATGTTttttaaggttgtatgcgcctcgaaagtgaaagacttaaacttttgcttaaactttcttcaagaaacatttcaaccattctctttcaaaatcaagaatggaaATCgcgggtcaccgtgcaaattttggtactagagaaacaaattacccaagatttaccgatatttcatattcaaaatggccgtcatccctgtgctgtctctatggagaaaataaaaattttcaaatttcggaaaaataagccaatgaaaagtgttcttacaccaagagctttaaaatggacccccacaagtggtatatcataagagaattgtaaaagttggaGACCAAAtgtgtgtccccgaggcgcgctCTACCTTAAATAACAGAAACAATCATCGGTCAAACAAGACTTTTCTGCTTCAGCATTAAACGCAGTCATTCTTATTGTAAACTTTGCTCATTACCAATGACAGTCCGAGATGCAAGATGACTGTCTTGTGTAGAAGAACACGTTCTATGTTAAATCCTCCAATTTAGACACCGATGGAATAACTAAAACACGTGAATAATAGATGGGTTATATGCTTAAACAAACGAGAGAAATATGTCTCAAAATGAGGTTCTGAAAGATAAATGTCTGTCTTTACCAATTGCCTGATTCTCTCCAAACTTGTAAGCCACCCTAAAGAGACCACGGAGCATGCATTGAGGGCACTGTTCTATATATAGATAGAAAATACGCAAAACTATCTCTTCTTTCATGTCAACATTGCATCAATAGACATGGATTGACGAGTACCTGCGATGGAACCCCAGAGACTATGAAGGattgtcagaaatacaaatcaAGACAAACCACATCTGGCAGCCTGATATTGTGCTGTTTAGCAGGTGAGGCTTTTACTCGAATGCACATCTTTactgtcaaaatttttgaaacttaaaaactgtaaaaaagttTGTCAAAGTATAATATGTGGAACATCAAATAAACTCTTCCACATATCACTCTTTTCATCTTTTGTCGAATTATCCAGCGAAATGCATATCTGCTACCTATCTAATTCCTATCTACTTACCTATTTACCAACAAACATATCTATCTTCCAATCTGCTTATCCATGTACTCAGAAATCAACGAGGAAATTCACTGATGTCATAGATACCGGATACTTATTGATATGTACGTTCACGAAACTCAAGTAACTACAATGGGAAACGGTCACACATCGACGAAACGAGGATTTgccagacagagacagacagacagacagacagatagactgatagatagatagatagatagatagatagatagatagatagatagatagatagatagatagatagatagatagatagatagattagatagatagatagattccATTATAAAGACAACTCGAATACACGTCAACCTGCCATCGACGTTAAAACATGTCATCGATATACGAAGGTCAGAATTTTTGACATCATTTGAGTAAAACTTTTCCTGCATTCTGTCACTGACAATTTCAGCGTGACAAAGGACCTGCGTCGTCACACTGACAGTGACGCCATCGTCAACTGTAACGGCACGGTCACAGCCCTGAGGTTTTACATCGCCGAAGCTACCTGTGAGATAGACGCCACCTATTTCCCGTTCGACGAGCAACTTTGCGAGATGAAATTCGCGTCCTGGAGTTACCATGGCAGGTACCTGGACATGAAACGTCACCCTCTGACGGGCATCGATCAATTCATCAACAATGGCGAGTGGGACTTAGTGAAGATGTCGGTGGAGCGAAAAGTCGAAAAATACATCTGCTGCCAGTCAAATGAATTCCCGGGCCTTATATACACGCTGCACCTAAAACGCCGAGCTGCCTTCTACATCATGAACATCATCTTCCCGTCTGTGCTCTTAAGTGTTCTGATTGCAGTAGCGAGTTTCCTGCCGTCTGATTCCGGCGAGCGGATGGCTCTCTGTGTCACCACAATTGTGTCACAGTTCGTCTTCATGACTGTCACTACAACTCATATGCCACCAACCTCCACCAAGATCCCTCATTTACGTGAGTATCATGTAGTTCTCAGTGGAGATGACTGGTAAACTCAGTGAATTTTACGAaaatcatcacaatttcaaaacACGTTTCTCAAGCTGATATACTGATTTCACATATTCTTGACCTTGAATTGTAATTTAGAGGGAAAAGTGACGCTGTTAGTAACTGCTTTCCCACCAGCATATGTGAAAAATATGCCCTTCCCCTGAATCACAATGCCGACTGCCAATATAATCCGGACGCTCCCAACTCCCCATCGAAAGTAGAAACTCCCCACTACACTCTCCTTACATCTGAAAccccttagggactggtcagttttcttcggcctggggggggggggccggtggattcatggggggggtcaccctgtttttgactttggtgatagggggggtcaccatgtttttgaaatgcccaatagggggggtcagtgtgtttttgaatttcgacacaggctcatcattgcctaaaatgcatcgtgtcagccacaaatttcatccagttgcatttttcggcgcgcccttcgggcgcgtaactttaataatcagacatattttcagcacgcccaactttaacatatcaggcatatatatatcagagatatatgtatgttcaatatttttcagcgtgctcttcaagcgcattactttaatatatcagacattttctagcacacccttcctgtgcattactttaatatacaagacatatatatcagagatatcaggatgtttcatatttttcttcgcgcccttcgggcgccatactttaataaatcagagatatatgccagagatatcttgatgtttgctaagtgaaagtgtactattatgaaatctgcatttcatatgaaaagcatgacaaattcctgatacttttctgttctctctatgagaattcagtatgagaaagcaacatgcacaaatatcaatgttacaagaaaaggtcatctcagactctgcacacatcagatttggctaaaatgcctctctattgttcctcaggagatttaattggatggctggcaagtcttaacacccatcaaagtttttgatttactgctttttcctgtttgatattaatgattgacatccatttctgtacaacagttcaggacatctggttagcatagaaagtgtgaaatacattcacagctcattcaaaatgtactgtattcaaactttaattcaaactttaagattgacactttgaaattcctatcttacaactgacatgccaacaatttcattaaaacacagaatgacttaaaatataaatgttaaatataaatatataaatataatatatatatatatatattatatatatatatatatatatatatatatatatatataacacagtattatattattacatattacagttgtcgcgtgcggggggggggtcaccctgttttcaaaatttggaataggggggtcaccctgttttcaaaatttggaatagggggggtcagccactttttgacgtcggcaaaagataatccaccggcccccccccccccaggccgaagaaactgaccagtcccttaatctTTCCAAAAGTTCTACCAATCACAGCATTCCCCTCCCTCTCCCTTTTAGCCGGTATCCACTGCCAGcgattttctccccgcccactgcaacaactgaaatttcttccctCCCAGTagtaaaaaattactttttctcTCCACCCActgataatttttaaatttgcccGCCCCCTGAAAAACTGTGTATGAACACCTTTTGACACGAGTGGCTTTGTTGGCTGTGGCTGACTTATCTTCAAACAGAATTCCCCAAACGCTAGAAATGATTGAAACGATTCATTAGCCGCAGTAACAAAACATAcgccacaggcgctccttagctgggcagtctgctaagtagatcgattttcgaatcgatctattgatcccgtagtcgatatgcccgccactgcaacctaaatactcacaggATTTTCGAACTCTAAAAGTCTTTCGTTTCTGTTCTGTTCCAGAGctttatgtattcattttgaaaatgcaaattttttgaccatcaAACAATTTCACTTAATTCCGAAGccttaaaataaaattgtaaacacTTTATCcgaggtacgatggtgattgatggaaatgaaaacatatgtgtcataatctacatcgtataattgaAATGGTGCggatatgatgatgaggtgcatctagatatcgtgcacgaaatacattgtttgtaaacaagaaactcacacaggcgcagttctgacgactgtttccctttaaataaACCATAAACTGTAGTCTCCAGGGTAGAATGTCTAAATATTAACGCTTATATATAAACTATGTGTGTCGGAACCGAAGTTCTCTCAATCAATATCGTACCATGAACTGGAATGGTTCATTCCACGGATCTTTGAAATCCCTTAATAGCTCGGGCATGGCGACACAAAAACCTATATATTGTATATGCTAACACTTAGTCATGACAAATCAGTATCAGTATCGAGCAGTAGTCAGTTGTGATCTAATCGCCCCGTACTCGCAACAAATACGGAATCTATTAGTTCATATACAACGCCATTTGTATTGAGAACATCCTGCATTCATGCTCCCACTCTTGCACAATCTGAGTACCTGTCATTATATCCAAAGAAACCATTTCCATAATCCATTGGATGAATCTTACACACCATTACACCGTACCATTTCACGCACCTTTACTTCATATTAGCAACTGTGACTTTCTTAATTACTTGAACTCATTCTGTGCAAAgccttaatatatatatataatatatatatatatatatatatatatatatatatatatatattatatatatatatatatatatatattatatatatatatatatatatatatataacaaaatcTTAGAATTTGGATGGTCTCAACAAAACACAACTTATGGTTCTTACAGTGACAAGCTTTCGCCTTGTTCACCAAGGCATCGTTCAGGTCCAACTGATGGACAGAATCCAGGGGTAGAGTACAGCGCCAACGGGAAAGTACAGGTGTGAAAAAAAGGACAATAGGGTGTTAACGGAGTTCAATGTTATGAGCAGATGACCAGGAACAATAATAAAATGAGATTGAactgggatatatatatatatatatatataatatatatatatataaacatatatatatataacaataataaaatgAGATTGAactgggatatatatatatatatatatatataatatatatatatatatatatatatatatatatatatatatatatatatatatataatatataatatatatatataaaatatatatacagtCAGTTACATTATTCGACATTGTAAAACATGTTACTTAAGAGGTAGACGAGACATACCTTTTGCGTCCCAGCGTGCTGGAAGGACAAATCAAGAAAGTAATGATATATCTTCAGTTGTCAAAACGACGTATGAAATAGTTGCCAAGCGACTGCTCTGACAAGTCATCTGCTGGGAAGCACAAACAAGTTACTTTTTAAACGCACATCATTTTTTTGGCATTATTTGAATTCATTGCTTATTTCAGAAAGTAATTTTGACATCGGAATATTGAATTAACGGGTGGCCTTTAACCTCCGTACATGCAATAATCTTTATAAAGGCATTATGACCCGTGCCACActggagaaacatctttttttctGTAACGGGTGAATTAATGTGTTGACAAAAAAACTGCAATTATCACTTTATAAATAAGCGTTATTATAGTAGGAGACGGGGACTTTGTTCAGGAAATGCTACATTTTTTAGGAttaacgacgtcatatccggttTAGAAGGATGTGAAGCTTACTTCAGGGAAAAATGACGCCTAGACAgtttactcaaaaaaaaaaaaaaaataagaaaacgaACACTCTATAAGTAAACACAGATGATATATGCAATCGTGTTGACAACCTATCAACATTTATAGATTTCCatatttgtcattgttttgAAGACGATCTTGTCAAGAAATTAGCATTAGTCAGCTCTATTCGAGATGGTTGTTCAGCTTAAATTTCATCCTTAATTAACCGTGAAGGGCGATGTGATTGAAATGTACTTGTCCGTGATAGTTTCGTCCTTGATGCACGCCTTTATAGTCAGGTACATAAAATTCATAACACTTCATTTCCCCGTGGCAAATAACGTAACTACTCGATTTGCACTT
This is a stretch of genomic DNA from Ptychodera flava strain L36383 chromosome 21, AS_Pfla_20210202, whole genome shotgun sequence. It encodes these proteins:
- the LOC139120981 gene encoding neuronal acetylcholine receptor subunit alpha-10-like gives rise to the protein MVKLNVMCRLLCVSSLVGMVWPSQMSQDLTNFLLDNYPKYPIRPVKDESTPVIILHRMTPVQIIDLDESNQILTLKSWLEETWIDEYLRWNPRDYEGLSEIQIKTNHIWQPDIVLFSSVTKDLRRHTDSDAIVNCNGTVTALRFYIAEATCEIDATYFPFDEQLCEMKFASWSYHGRYLDMKRHPLTGIDQFINNGEWDLVKMSVERKVEKYICCQSNEFPGLIYTLHLKRRAAFYIMNIIFPSVLLSVLIAVASFLPSDSGERMALCVTTIVSQFVFMTVTTTHMPPTSTKIPHLQRHFFTLIGMGVLSAFMTAMTLNLHYQGPGRKEVPHWLRKLTFHYLARVLCVPVRLPKVSPLAEPKKNRVKFKDAGGANGNDGDLSCAFGRMPNNTDVESRDEHGVDFGSDLDLRVQERRLREWQEVARILDRGYLLTYSLVLSSLMFVYLPCIPLLALDNHEHYPDEMEQDNVTNAFHDTSRFH